One window of Kiritimatiellia bacterium genomic DNA carries:
- a CDS encoding PAS domain S-box protein has translation MKFRHPMPWLLALPAIVLIAGATVSAYRRADRLLRRELLERARIAALSINLDRIRVLQGSEADLGSTDYVRLKEQLARMRQANERCRFLYLMGRRADGMVFFLVDSEPADSPDYSPPGQTYDEVSRFVTAVFDGAEESTDGPFTDRWGTWISAFVPLVQPDTGRLLAVFGMDIEARHWRESVMARAAWPAALAALALLLGLGVIGLHRANRRVRRGQEQLRLQGMVLDQIADAITVTDLEGRITYVNDTETRILKRSRAELLGQSVESYGEDPREGTTQKEIIRRTLEEGQWRGQVLNRAADGTALILDCRTTLVRDSKGTPVALCGVATDVTAQKSAEQELIESRDNLQSVLTSSPVGMLVFGADERILFSNAIAEQMFRRDEGSLAGLKCGDFIRCVNRARDPRGCGSTELCPACRLNQAIRSALAGDEHRENRQGEAEVVVESHAAPRWLSYRASSVVMNKQRCAVLALDDITEQKHASEMVREALARFSTVVESNPLVAVESYTPDGTILQWNQAAARLFGFTREEAVGKRIQDLLREDPETGCQNTIAEIWRTGQSSPPAEWRVTARNGEERWLYSVMFPVFEKGKVSEVFCMDMDITERKRAEEKAVQLAAESDRARTVLLSILEDERRGQAERARLASAIEQAGEAIVITDVQGNIQYVNPAFTRVSGYAREEAIGKNPRLLKSSRQGEDFYRQLWDTISRGAVWTGRMVNRRKDGVLYTEDASISPVHDANGKIVNYVAVKRDVTRELDVEKRLAHAQKMEVIGTLAGGIAHDFNNLLQSIQGFTDLALSADEPESVRREDMLEVRKASESAAALTRQLLAFSRQQVLEQKTVDFDELIENMGKMLRRMIGEDIALNLNMEPGLWPIRADPGQMEQVILNLAVNARDAMPEGGSLNISTANRTFAEEDLAAHPDARVGRFVQISVADTGTGMSEEIQRHVFEPFFTTKAAGKGTGMGLSTVYG, from the coding sequence ATGAAATTCAGGCATCCCATGCCGTGGCTGCTGGCGCTCCCGGCGATCGTCCTGATCGCGGGCGCCACGGTCTCGGCGTATCGCCGGGCCGACCGTTTGCTGCGCCGGGAACTTCTGGAACGGGCGCGGATTGCCGCCCTCTCCATCAATCTCGATCGAATCCGCGTCCTCCAGGGATCGGAGGCCGACCTGGGTTCAACCGACTACGTTCGGCTCAAGGAACAGCTGGCCAGGATGCGGCAGGCCAACGAGCGGTGCCGGTTCCTGTACCTGATGGGCCGCCGGGCGGACGGGATGGTCTTTTTCCTCGTGGATTCCGAGCCCGCGGACTCGCCGGACTATTCACCGCCCGGGCAAACGTATGACGAAGTGAGCCGATTCGTCACGGCCGTTTTCGACGGCGCGGAGGAAAGCACCGACGGGCCGTTTACAGACCGATGGGGCACCTGGATCAGCGCCTTTGTCCCCCTGGTACAGCCGGACACCGGCCGCCTCCTGGCGGTCTTCGGCATGGATATCGAGGCCCGGCATTGGAGAGAAAGCGTGATGGCGCGGGCCGCGTGGCCGGCCGCGCTGGCCGCCCTGGCGCTCCTGCTGGGCCTGGGCGTGATCGGCCTGCATCGCGCCAACCGCCGGGTCCGGCGCGGCCAGGAGCAGCTTCGGCTCCAGGGGATGGTCCTGGACCAGATCGCCGATGCCATCACGGTGACGGACCTGGAGGGCCGCATTACGTACGTCAACGACACCGAAACCCGGATCCTGAAACGGTCGCGCGCGGAACTGCTGGGGCAGTCCGTCGAATCCTACGGCGAGGACCCCCGCGAGGGAACCACGCAGAAGGAAATCATCCGCCGCACGCTGGAAGAGGGCCAGTGGCGAGGGCAGGTGCTGAACCGGGCGGCCGACGGGACCGCATTGATTCTGGACTGCCGGACCACCCTGGTTCGGGATTCGAAGGGGACGCCGGTGGCCCTGTGCGGAGTCGCAACGGACGTGACGGCCCAGAAAAGCGCGGAACAGGAATTGATCGAAAGCCGCGACAACCTGCAATCAGTGCTGACCTCGTCGCCCGTCGGCATGCTGGTCTTCGGCGCCGATGAGCGAATCCTCTTCTCCAATGCGATCGCGGAGCAGATGTTCCGACGGGACGAAGGCTCCCTGGCCGGGCTGAAGTGCGGCGATTTCATACGGTGCGTAAACCGGGCAAGGGACCCCCGGGGTTGCGGAAGCACCGAACTGTGCCCGGCCTGCCGTCTGAACCAGGCCATCCGGAGCGCACTGGCGGGGGATGAGCATCGCGAGAATCGGCAGGGCGAGGCCGAGGTCGTCGTGGAATCCCATGCCGCCCCGCGCTGGTTGAGCTACCGGGCCAGTTCCGTCGTGATGAACAAGCAGCGCTGCGCGGTCCTTGCCCTGGATGACATCACCGAGCAGAAGCACGCCTCGGAGATGGTCCGGGAAGCCCTGGCCCGGTTTTCCACAGTGGTGGAATCCAATCCCCTCGTGGCCGTGGAGAGCTATACGCCTGACGGGACGATCCTGCAGTGGAACCAGGCCGCGGCCCGCCTGTTCGGATTCACGCGGGAAGAGGCCGTGGGGAAACGGATACAGGACCTGCTCCGGGAAGACCCCGAGACCGGCTGCCAGAATACCATCGCCGAGATTTGGCGGACGGGACAGTCTTCCCCGCCGGCGGAATGGCGGGTGACCGCGAGGAACGGGGAGGAGCGCTGGCTCTACTCCGTCATGTTCCCGGTCTTCGAAAAAGGGAAGGTCAGCGAAGTATTCTGCATGGACATGGACATCACGGAAAGGAAACGCGCCGAGGAAAAAGCCGTTCAATTGGCGGCCGAGAGCGACCGCGCCCGGACCGTGCTCTTGAGCATCCTGGAGGACGAGCGGAGGGGCCAGGCGGAAAGGGCGCGCCTGGCGTCCGCCATCGAGCAGGCCGGCGAGGCCATCGTCATCACGGATGTCCAGGGCAACATCCAGTACGTCAACCCGGCCTTCACGCGGGTCAGCGGCTACGCGCGGGAAGAGGCCATTGGGAAGAACCCGCGCCTCCTCAAAAGCAGCCGCCAGGGCGAGGACTTCTACCGGCAGCTCTGGGACACGATTTCAAGGGGCGCCGTGTGGACCGGACGAATGGTCAACCGGAGAAAGGACGGCGTGCTCTACACGGAGGACGCCTCCATCTCGCCCGTCCACGACGCCAACGGAAAGATCGTCAACTACGTGGCCGTGAAAAGAGATGTCACGCGCGAGCTCGACGTCGAAAAGCGGCTGGCCCACGCCCAGAAGATGGAGGTGATCGGCACCCTCGCGGGCGGGATCGCGCATGACTTCAATAACCTGCTGCAGTCCATCCAGGGCTTCACCGACCTGGCGCTTTCCGCGGACGAGCCCGAATCCGTCCGGCGCGAGGACATGCTCGAGGTCCGGAAGGCCTCCGAGTCCGCCGCGGCGCTCACCCGGCAACTGCTTGCGTTCAGCCGGCAGCAGGTTCTCGAGCAGAAGACCGTGGATTTCGACGAGTTGATCGAAAACATGGGCAAGATGCTGCGGCGCATGATCGGCGAGGACATTGCGCTGAACCTCAACATGGAGCCCGGGCTCTGGCCGATCCGCGCCGACCCCGGCCAGATGGAACAGGTGATCTTGAACCTGGCGGTGAATGCGCGCGATGCCATGCCGGAGGGCGGTTCGTTGAACATCTCCACGGCCAACCGGACTTTCGCCGAGGAGGATCTCGCCGCGCACCCGGACGCGCGGGTCGGACGCTTCGTTCAGATCTCGGTGGCCGACACGGGCACCGGCATGTCGGAGGAGATCCAGCGTCACGTCTTCGAGCCCTTCTTCACCACCAAGGCGGCGGGGAAGGGGACCGGCATGGGCCTCTCCACGGTGTACGGC
- a CDS encoding response regulator, protein MKENEVEILLVEDNPSDAELTLRALKKNKLANHIAHVSDGAEALDFLFARGAFKDRDIEKRPRVIFLDLKLPKVDGLEVLRAVKNNERTRTIPVVVLTSSKEERDIVESYRLGVNSYIVKPVDFDKFLESVRDLGLYWLLLNQPPNG, encoded by the coding sequence ATGAAAGAAAACGAAGTCGAAATCCTCCTGGTCGAGGACAACCCGAGTGACGCGGAGTTGACCCTTCGGGCGCTGAAAAAGAACAAACTGGCCAACCATATCGCCCACGTGAGCGACGGCGCCGAGGCGCTCGATTTCCTGTTCGCGCGGGGCGCATTCAAGGACCGGGATATCGAGAAGCGGCCCCGGGTGATCTTCCTGGACCTCAAGCTTCCGAAAGTGGACGGGCTGGAGGTCCTGCGCGCCGTCAAGAACAACGAGCGCACCCGGACGATCCCGGTGGTGGTGCTGACGTCGTCGAAGGAGGAGCGGGACATTGTCGAAAGCTACAGGCTCGGGGTCAACAGCTACATCGTCAAGCCCGTGGATTTCGACAAGTTTCTCGAGTCCGTGCGGGACCTGGGGTTATACTGGCTCCTGTTGAACCAGCCGCCGAACGGCTGA
- a CDS encoding PAS domain S-box protein yields the protein MNAASRIRILFVEDVPADSELAQRELCRGGLDFEFQRVDTEEEYLKALDEFRPDAVISDYSMPRFNGMRALQLALQWDPRPPLILLTGSLNEETAVQCMKAGAADYVLKDNMTRLPFAVKEALQQKEVREARDRAEAAMRESEEKFALAFQTSPYAITITRLEDGRFTEVNDGFCSITGYSREEALGRASLDMNLWVRKEDRERVVGAVARGERVDGWEFQFRKKNGDTVMGLFSARLITFRGEKYILSSINDITERKKAEEQLRQQLDELRRWQSATLGREGRVIELKAEVNELLKRLGEKPKYGNEGNG from the coding sequence ATGAACGCGGCCTCGCGCATTCGCATCCTGTTCGTGGAAGACGTGCCCGCGGACTCCGAGCTGGCCCAGCGGGAACTCTGCCGCGGCGGCCTGGATTTCGAGTTCCAGCGCGTGGATACGGAGGAGGAATACCTGAAGGCCCTGGATGAATTCCGGCCGGACGCGGTGATCTCCGATTACTCCATGCCGCGCTTCAACGGCATGAGGGCGCTTCAACTGGCGCTCCAGTGGGATCCCCGTCCGCCGTTGATCCTGCTGACGGGCTCGCTCAACGAGGAAACCGCCGTCCAGTGCATGAAGGCCGGCGCGGCGGACTACGTGCTCAAGGACAACATGACCCGCCTTCCGTTCGCCGTGAAGGAGGCCCTGCAGCAAAAGGAGGTCCGGGAGGCCCGGGACCGGGCCGAGGCGGCCATGCGGGAGAGCGAGGAGAAATTCGCCCTCGCGTTCCAGACGTCGCCCTACGCGATCACGATCACGCGCCTTGAGGATGGCCGGTTCACGGAGGTGAACGACGGGTTCTGTTCCATCACCGGGTATAGCCGCGAGGAAGCCCTGGGCCGCGCGTCGCTGGATATGAACCTGTGGGTGCGGAAGGAGGACCGCGAGCGCGTGGTCGGCGCCGTGGCCCGCGGGGAACGGGTGGATGGTTGGGAATTCCAGTTCCGCAAAAAGAACGGCGACACGGTCATGGGCCTTTTCTCCGCCCGGCTTATCACCTTCCGGGGTGAGAAGTACATCCTCTCCAGCATCAACGACATCACCGAGCGGAAAAAGGCGGAGGAGCAATTGCGGCAACAGCTGGATGAGTTGCGCCGGTGGCAATCGGCGACGCTGGGGAGGGAGGGGCGCGTCATCGAGCTCAAGGCCGAGGTGAACGAATTGCTCAAGCGGCTGGGCGAGAAACCGAAGTACGGGAACGAGGGAAACGGCTGA
- a CDS encoding NERD domain-containing protein, with the protein MRRHRVPRGRFRPVHAMLMAEALVALNLFVAGVLLFRSHGPGLLVIGSLAAFFCVGHAVRIQKLESQRRAIDARWHEGPGLSERLKTALGEECFILEDIGLPWGGRRVPVRLLVITPRGLFVIEVRFWRGAVEGADQDAWWTVTSAPGSKPFRVSNPLADLRKQVEAVDRYFQRGGVEWPDIRPLLVLDSPGTEWRVAAASMPILDPEAAVRHVATWSAGRTYSSRKIDQATARLREAL; encoded by the coding sequence GTGAGACGCCATCGCGTTCCCCGGGGGCGTTTCCGGCCTGTCCACGCCATGCTCATGGCGGAGGCGTTGGTGGCCCTCAACCTGTTTGTGGCCGGCGTTCTTCTTTTCAGATCCCACGGCCCGGGGCTGCTGGTCATCGGCAGCCTGGCCGCTTTCTTCTGTGTCGGGCACGCCGTGAGGATACAGAAGCTGGAGAGTCAAAGGCGGGCCATCGACGCGCGGTGGCATGAAGGTCCGGGTCTATCCGAGCGGCTGAAGACCGCGCTGGGCGAGGAGTGCTTCATCCTGGAGGACATCGGGCTGCCGTGGGGCGGGCGGCGAGTGCCGGTGCGCCTGCTGGTGATCACGCCCCGCGGCCTCTTCGTGATCGAAGTGCGTTTCTGGCGGGGCGCGGTGGAAGGGGCCGACCAGGACGCCTGGTGGACCGTGACCTCGGCGCCGGGCAGCAAGCCGTTCCGCGTGTCCAATCCGCTGGCGGATCTCCGGAAACAGGTCGAAGCGGTGGACCGGTACTTCCAGCGGGGCGGCGTCGAATGGCCCGACATCCGGCCCCTCCTGGTCCTCGATTCGCCGGGCACGGAGTGGCGGGTCGCGGCGGCGTCCATGCCCATCCTGGACCCGGAGGCGGCGGTCCGGCACGTGGCGACGTGGTCGGCCGGGCGGACCTACTCGAGCCGGAAGATCGACCAGGCCACCGCCCGCCTGCGCGAAGCCCTGTAA
- a CDS encoding PAS domain S-box protein gives MQLDVQFGNIPIGHMSSFTAACFLLVSLALLCHSTSAPEPRVCLAAAWWLACAVSGISLVWLLAYLYGTPVLYGGMTIPPAMTTSLAFIGLGLALMRMAVPPSPPPSLEAKPSARHFLAVFLALSVGVIFAGLQYYRKLEKQFRVTIEQQLSAIADLKVSDIAQWRRERLGDAAVLHNNPNFSGLVQRYLENPAEGDSQIRLQTWLDHVQSAYQYESVFLLDAEGRPRLAMPGPTPDVMPDFEAPVAEAFRRGSPGFMDFHRHSPDEPVHLSVLVPLFADATQREPLGLLVLRVDPRTYLYPLVTRWPNPSRTAETLLVRREEDEAVFLNELRFATNTALRLRFSITNTVVPAVRAVLGEEGIIDGRDYRGVPVIACVRAIPDSPWFMVARMDRSELVESLRWRLWELLAIIGVVLVTTGAVMGSLWRRQEALRYRRKFEAAEAERRHQERYRRTLDSMMEGCQILSPEGRYLYVNEAAARHGRRPRAELEGHLITELYPGIEQTPLFEEIRRCRAEQVAIRMENEFVYPDGDRGWFELSLQPAPEGVFVLSADITERKQAERLQFLSAGVLEILNRTMPLQDAAAGVMALIRRETGLDAAGIRLKQGEDFPYLGTDGLSDEFVVAENFLAARSDDGGFCRDENGQVCLECTCGLVLSEKCGPSGDSVTPAGSFWTADAVSLAASLHENDPRRRPRDRCLHVGFQSVALIPIRVGGQIIGLLHLAGRKKGLFTADTVHFFEGLAASLGIAIARKQAEEQLRESRDRLNFALEKSHTGGWELDLMNHAAIRSLEHDRIFGYPELLPHWTYEMFLEHVIPEDRAGVNQRFQDAIAAQKDWSVECRIRRRDGEIRWILAIGGHQRDENGQARRMAGIVRDITERKQVEERIRHLTEVLRAVRNVNQLITHEKDPEALVQKACAILTETRGYRSAWISLADSDGRLRAAAESGLGDGFTAVRTQMEKGESPECCRLVLARSDIVVVHNTERNCAHCPMAQTYRDTAALAGPLRHGDRHYGVIVVALPRGVADDAEEQSLFRELIGDIGFALYAIEAETERTRMVEALRANEERYRELVENLSDMVFSVSAEGLLTYVSPAAKALFGFAPEEVVGHSFAEFIHPQDLSAVQASFADSLAGRYYASEFRVLARDGSERWVRSTSRRRREADPAAGINGILSDITELRRASEALRQNEAFTTAVLDNLPVGVAVNSVDPSVSFHYMNDNFPRFYRTTREALAKPDGFWSAVYEDPEFREAIRKKIIEDCASGQPERMYWTDVPIARAGRETAYVTARNIPVPGKPLMISTVWDVTERKKAEAEIRQLNTELEERVRLRTAQLEASNKELEAFAYSVSHDLRAPLRAIDGFSRIVMEDFTGKMDAEAVRLLNVVRENTRQMDRLITDLLALSRATRTEVRSVPVDMTGLARSVYRELVPPGEAARSEFILPDLPSAHGDPTLLRQVWFNLLGNALKYSASRENRRIEVGAREGNREQVYFVKDNGVGFDPQYQAKLFGIFQRLHKASEFEGSGIGLAIVQRIMVRHGGRVWAEGKVGEGATFYFAVPRVAGDAATEARRPPEGMDIK, from the coding sequence ATGCAATTGGACGTCCAGTTCGGGAATATTCCGATCGGGCACATGTCCTCGTTCACCGCGGCATGCTTCCTTCTGGTTTCATTGGCCCTGCTGTGCCATTCGACCTCCGCACCCGAACCCCGCGTTTGTTTGGCGGCCGCCTGGTGGCTGGCGTGCGCGGTGTCAGGCATAAGCCTGGTCTGGCTGCTGGCCTATCTGTACGGCACGCCGGTTCTGTACGGGGGGATGACAATTCCCCCCGCCATGACAACCAGCCTGGCTTTCATCGGGCTCGGCTTGGCGCTGATGAGAATGGCCGTGCCTCCGTCTCCTCCGCCGTCCCTCGAGGCGAAGCCTTCCGCCCGCCACTTCCTGGCGGTTTTTCTGGCGCTGTCCGTGGGCGTGATCTTTGCCGGGCTGCAGTACTACCGGAAGCTGGAAAAGCAGTTCCGTGTAACCATCGAGCAGCAGCTTTCGGCTATCGCCGACCTGAAGGTCTCTGACATCGCACAGTGGCGCCGCGAACGGCTCGGTGATGCGGCCGTCCTGCACAACAATCCGAATTTCTCCGGCCTGGTCCAGCGCTACCTGGAGAATCCCGCGGAGGGCGATTCGCAGATCCGATTGCAGACCTGGCTGGACCACGTGCAATCGGCCTATCAATACGAAAGCGTATTTCTGCTGGATGCCGAAGGCCGGCCGCGCCTGGCCATGCCCGGCCCGACGCCAGATGTCATGCCGGATTTCGAAGCGCCGGTCGCGGAGGCCTTCCGCCGGGGCTCCCCGGGATTCATGGACTTTCACCGGCATTCGCCGGACGAGCCCGTGCACCTGTCGGTCCTGGTGCCGCTGTTTGCTGATGCCACTCAACGCGAGCCCCTTGGGCTTCTTGTGCTGCGCGTAGATCCGCGGACGTACCTGTACCCGCTCGTGACGCGCTGGCCCAATCCCAGCCGGACGGCGGAAACGCTCCTTGTCCGCCGCGAGGAAGACGAGGCGGTCTTTCTGAACGAGCTCCGCTTTGCCACGAACACCGCGCTGCGCCTTCGCTTTTCGATCACCAATACCGTTGTGCCGGCGGTCAGGGCAGTCCTCGGCGAGGAAGGCATCATCGATGGCCGGGATTACCGCGGCGTGCCCGTGATCGCTTGCGTGCGCGCCATCCCCGATTCCCCCTGGTTTATGGTGGCCCGCATGGACCGGTCGGAACTCGTCGAGTCCCTGCGGTGGAGGTTGTGGGAACTTCTGGCCATCATCGGCGTGGTGCTTGTGACAACCGGCGCGGTCATGGGCTCGCTCTGGCGGCGGCAGGAGGCGCTGCGCTATCGCCGGAAATTCGAAGCCGCCGAGGCGGAACGGCGGCACCAGGAGCGCTATCGGCGAACGCTGGACAGCATGATGGAGGGGTGCCAGATCCTCTCGCCGGAGGGGCGCTACCTGTACGTCAACGAGGCCGCGGCGCGCCACGGCCGGCGGCCGCGCGCCGAGTTGGAGGGCCACCTCATCACCGAGCTGTATCCCGGCATCGAACAAACACCCTTGTTCGAAGAGATACGACGCTGCCGCGCCGAGCAGGTCGCCATTCGGATGGAAAATGAGTTCGTCTACCCGGATGGGGACCGAGGCTGGTTCGAGTTGAGCCTGCAGCCCGCGCCGGAGGGTGTGTTTGTTCTTTCCGCGGACATTACCGAGCGCAAGCAGGCGGAGCGGTTGCAGTTCCTATCGGCGGGGGTCCTGGAGATCCTCAACAGGACGATGCCGTTGCAGGATGCCGCCGCCGGCGTCATGGCCCTGATCAGGCGCGAGACCGGGCTGGACGCCGCGGGGATCCGTCTGAAGCAGGGCGAGGATTTCCCATACCTGGGCACGGATGGTCTCTCCGACGAATTCGTCGTCGCGGAGAATTTCCTGGCGGCCCGATCGGATGACGGCGGGTTCTGCCGCGACGAGAACGGGCAGGTCTGCCTGGAATGCACCTGCGGTCTCGTGCTTTCGGAGAAGTGCGGCCCGTCCGGCGATTCGGTCACGCCGGCGGGCAGTTTCTGGACCGCCGACGCCGTGTCCCTGGCCGCGTCGCTGCACGAGAACGACCCGCGGCGGCGTCCGCGGGACCGGTGTCTGCACGTAGGATTCCAGTCGGTGGCGCTGATCCCCATCCGCGTAGGAGGCCAAATCATCGGGTTGCTTCATCTGGCTGGCCGGAAAAAAGGCCTGTTCACGGCCGATACGGTTCACTTCTTCGAGGGCCTGGCGGCCAGCCTCGGTATCGCGATCGCGCGTAAGCAGGCGGAGGAGCAGCTCCGCGAGAGCCGGGATCGGTTGAATTTCGCGCTGGAAAAGAGCCACACGGGCGGATGGGAACTCGATCTGATGAATCATGCCGCCATTCGCTCGTTAGAGCATGATCGGATTTTCGGTTACCCGGAACTCCTTCCGCACTGGACTTATGAGATGTTCCTCGAACATGTCATCCCGGAGGATCGGGCCGGGGTGAACCAGCGGTTTCAGGACGCCATCGCAGCGCAGAAGGATTGGAGTGTTGAGTGTCGTATCCGGCGCCGGGATGGCGAAATCCGGTGGATATTGGCGATCGGGGGGCACCAGCGCGATGAAAATGGGCAGGCTCGCCGCATGGCGGGGATCGTGCGGGACATCACCGAGCGCAAGCAGGTGGAGGAGCGCATCCGGCACCTGACCGAGGTGCTCCGGGCGGTCCGCAACGTGAACCAGTTGATCACGCACGAGAAGGACCCGGAGGCCCTGGTGCAAAAGGCGTGTGCCATCCTCACCGAAACCCGGGGGTACCGCTCCGCCTGGATCAGCCTGGCCGATTCGGACGGACGGCTGCGCGCGGCGGCCGAGTCAGGCCTGGGGGACGGGTTCACGGCGGTGCGGACGCAGATGGAGAAGGGAGAGTCCCCCGAATGCTGCCGCCTGGTCCTCGCCCGGTCGGACATCGTGGTCGTGCACAACACGGAGCGAAACTGCGCGCATTGCCCGATGGCCCAGACCTACCGCGACACAGCGGCCCTCGCGGGCCCGCTGCGGCACGGGGATCGCCACTACGGGGTCATCGTCGTGGCGCTGCCGCGCGGCGTGGCGGACGACGCGGAAGAACAGTCGCTCTTCCGGGAACTCATCGGCGACATCGGGTTCGCCCTGTATGCCATCGAGGCCGAGACGGAGCGGACCCGGATGGTGGAGGCGTTGCGCGCGAACGAGGAGCGATACCGGGAACTGGTCGAGAACTTGAGTGACATGGTCTTCAGTGTCTCGGCGGAAGGCCTCCTTACCTATGTCAGCCCGGCGGCGAAAGCACTGTTCGGTTTTGCGCCGGAGGAGGTCGTCGGACATTCGTTCGCGGAATTCATTCACCCGCAGGATCTGTCCGCGGTCCAGGCTTCCTTCGCGGACTCGCTGGCGGGCCGCTACTACGCCTCGGAGTTCCGGGTGCTGGCGCGGGATGGCTCGGAGCGCTGGGTGCGCTCCACGAGCCGCCGCCGCCGCGAGGCCGACCCCGCCGCCGGCATCAACGGCATCCTCTCCGACATCACGGAACTCCGGCGCGCCTCGGAGGCGCTGCGCCAGAACGAGGCCTTCACCACGGCGGTCCTCGACAACCTGCCGGTCGGCGTGGCCGTCAATTCCGTGGACCCTTCCGTGTCCTTCCACTATATGAACGACAACTTTCCGCGTTTCTACCGGACCACGCGCGAGGCCCTGGCGAAGCCGGACGGGTTCTGGAGCGCCGTTTACGAGGACCCGGAGTTCCGCGAAGCGATCAGGAAGAAAATCATCGAGGACTGCGCCAGCGGTCAGCCGGAACGGATGTACTGGACCGACGTTCCGATCGCCCGCGCCGGCCGGGAGACCGCCTACGTCACCGCGAGAAATATCCCGGTGCCCGGCAAGCCCCTGATGATCTCCACCGTGTGGGACGTCACCGAGCGGAAAAAGGCCGAGGCGGAAATCCGCCAGCTCAACACCGAGTTGGAAGAACGGGTCCGGCTGCGCACCGCCCAACTGGAGGCCTCCAACAAGGAGCTGGAAGCCTTCGCGTACTCCGTGTCGCACGACCTGCGCGCCCCGCTGCGGGCGATCGACGGCTTCTCCCGCATCGTCATGGAGGACTTTACCGGCAAGATGGACGCCGAGGCCGTGCGCCTGCTGAACGTGGTCCGCGAAAACACCCGTCAAATGGACCGGCTCATCACCGACCTGCTGGCTCTGTCCCGCGCCACGCGGACCGAGGTGAGATCCGTCCCGGTGGACATGACGGGCCTGGCCCGTTCGGTGTACCGGGAACTGGTTCCTCCCGGCGAGGCGGCGAGGAGCGAGTTCATACTGCCCGATCTGCCGTCGGCACACGGCGATCCTACGCTCCTGCGCCAGGTCTGGTTCAACCTGCTGGGCAACGCGCTCAAGTACAGCGCCTCCCGCGAGAATCGACGCATCGAAGTGGGCGCACGCGAGGGAAACAGGGAGCAGGTCTACTTCGTGAAGGACAACGGGGTGGGGTTCGATCCCCAGTACCAGGCCAAGCTGTTCGGCATTTTCCAGCGGTTGCACAAGGCGTCCGAGTTCGAGGGCTCGGGCATCGGCCTGGCCATCGTGCAGCGCATCATGGTGCGGCATGGGGGCCGGGTGTGGGCGGAAGGAAAAGTCGGCGAGGGCGCGACGTTTTACTTTGCGGTACCGAGGGTAGCGGGGGATGCGGCGACGGAGGCCCGTCGCCCTCCAGAAGGCATGGACATTAAATAG